A genomic window from Streptomyces broussonetiae includes:
- a CDS encoding SDR family oxidoreductase, which translates to MTDNQFTTHAELFDLSGKYALVTGGTKGIGMMIARGLLQAGARVVISSRNADTCAEAQQLLSEFGDVQAIPADLSRHDECQRLADLVMADSERLDILVNNAGAMRSEPLETFPDEAWDAVLDLNLKSPFWLVQALLPALRRAGTADDPARIINIGSIAAIHVAQAPTYSYASSKAALHQLTRVLARELGPQHVTVNAVAPGVFPSQMMGATLDAIGDKIAAAAPLRRLGRDDDMAGAAVFLASRAGSYLTGAIIPVDGGTATTATGTPPVMGH; encoded by the coding sequence ATGACGGACAATCAATTCACCACTCACGCGGAACTTTTCGATCTGAGTGGGAAGTACGCACTTGTCACTGGCGGCACCAAGGGCATTGGGATGATGATTGCGCGCGGCCTTCTCCAGGCGGGCGCCCGCGTCGTCATCAGCTCACGTAATGCGGACACGTGCGCGGAGGCACAGCAGCTGCTATCCGAATTCGGCGACGTCCAGGCAATTCCCGCCGACCTGTCCAGGCACGACGAGTGCCAGCGCCTCGCTGATCTCGTCATGGCCGACTCGGAACGCCTGGACATCCTCGTCAACAACGCGGGAGCGATGCGTAGCGAGCCGCTGGAGACGTTCCCGGACGAGGCCTGGGATGCAGTGCTCGACCTCAACCTCAAGTCGCCGTTCTGGCTGGTGCAGGCACTGCTTCCCGCACTTCGCAGGGCGGGAACCGCCGATGATCCGGCACGGATCATCAACATCGGCAGTATCGCCGCCATTCACGTCGCCCAGGCGCCCACCTACTCGTACGCCAGCAGCAAAGCGGCTCTCCATCAGCTCACCAGAGTGCTTGCCCGGGAGCTGGGTCCACAGCACGTCACGGTGAACGCGGTAGCACCGGGAGTCTTCCCGTCGCAGATGATGGGGGCCACGCTCGATGCCATCGGCGACAAGATCGCGGCGGCGGCCCCACTGCGCCGGCTCGGCCGCGACGACGACATGGCGGGTGCCGCTGTGTTTCTCGCCAGCCGGGCTGGGTCCTACCTCACGGGCGCCATCATCCCGGTAGATGGCGGCACCGCGACGACTGCAACGGGTACTCCCCCCGTCATGGGCCACTGA
- a CDS encoding TRADD-N-associated membrane domain-containing protein has product MATTTDDGNTPDDPDKKEPPRVLEPDLLNLAASLVDAENNPAAKASLRDVLSQLQQKARAEARERELAALRQQVVQSAGEVNNVFIGGYYRDAAPQPAPDKPSLAEQRQKFHFEFLNHSLKQAEWTFRLSVWFMTGGAAVILVGAVLALLHAGSPSHGYVPLVTSLTGALITVGGGALAVHARRARAHVTEQAQRIEDKIDADHQLETATTFINRVSDPDAKDRLNAAAAMKALNMQANQTMVNRLLPSDQPKEIEPGDTTE; this is encoded by the coding sequence ATGGCGACGACGACAGACGATGGCAACACCCCTGACGACCCCGACAAGAAGGAGCCCCCTCGGGTGCTCGAACCGGACCTACTCAACCTAGCGGCGAGTCTGGTCGATGCCGAGAACAACCCCGCAGCGAAAGCATCGTTGCGTGACGTACTGAGTCAACTCCAACAGAAGGCGCGCGCCGAAGCACGGGAGAGGGAACTCGCCGCACTGAGACAGCAGGTGGTGCAGTCGGCGGGCGAGGTCAACAACGTCTTCATCGGGGGGTACTACCGCGACGCCGCGCCCCAACCTGCGCCGGACAAGCCGAGCCTGGCCGAGCAGCGACAGAAGTTCCACTTCGAGTTTCTCAACCACTCGCTGAAGCAGGCCGAGTGGACGTTCCGCTTGAGCGTGTGGTTCATGACTGGTGGCGCGGCGGTCATCCTGGTCGGGGCGGTCCTGGCGCTACTGCACGCCGGGAGCCCCAGCCACGGTTACGTGCCGCTCGTGACGAGCCTGACGGGCGCGTTGATTACGGTCGGCGGTGGAGCGCTGGCGGTCCACGCGCGACGTGCCAGGGCTCACGTAACCGAGCAGGCACAGCGCATCGAGGACAAGATCGACGCTGACCACCAACTTGAAACTGCGACGACCTTCATCAACCGAGTCAGTGACCCAGACGCCAAGGACCGTCTCAACGCGGCAGCCGCCATGAAGGCCCTCAACATGCAGGCAAATCAGACGATGGTCAACCGCCTGCTCCCCAGCGACCAGCCCAAGGAGATCGAGCCGGGCGACACCACCGAGTGA
- a CDS encoding helix-turn-helix transcriptional regulator — protein sequence MDPRTEIREFLSSRRARIAPEQAGLPAYGGNRRVKGLRREEVALLAGVSVDYYVRMERGSLAGASDGVLDALASALQLDEAERDHLFHLARQSRAPRSPRQRMPAVAVRSTLQQVLDAISDAPAWIGNGRYDVLAMNQLARALYSPVLADSRRPANTARFVYLKPEAARDFFVDYDQVAGAVAAKLRMEAGRNPHDEELIALVGELSTCSELFRQRWASQDVRLHRSGRKRMHHPAVGQLDLDVESLELPAEPGLYLNIYTAPAGTPTADNLALLASWAATQQTLATELEAHNG from the coding sequence ATGGATCCACGCACCGAGATCCGGGAGTTTCTCAGCTCGCGTCGCGCCCGCATCGCACCCGAGCAGGCGGGCCTGCCCGCTTACGGCGGCAACCGCCGGGTCAAAGGTCTGCGCCGCGAGGAGGTCGCGCTGCTCGCGGGGGTATCGGTCGACTACTACGTGCGCATGGAGCGCGGCAGCCTCGCCGGTGCCTCCGACGGAGTGCTCGACGCGTTGGCCTCTGCCCTGCAACTCGACGAGGCCGAGCGCGACCACCTGTTCCACCTCGCGCGCCAATCGAGGGCGCCCCGCAGCCCACGCCAGCGCATGCCTGCCGTGGCGGTGCGCTCGACGCTGCAGCAGGTGCTCGACGCGATCTCCGATGCGCCGGCCTGGATCGGTAACGGCCGTTATGACGTGCTCGCCATGAATCAACTCGCTCGCGCGCTGTATTCGCCGGTGCTGGCCGATTCGCGACGGCCTGCGAACACAGCGCGGTTCGTCTATCTGAAGCCCGAGGCGGCCAGAGATTTTTTTGTTGACTACGACCAAGTCGCCGGTGCCGTGGCTGCGAAGCTGCGCATGGAAGCCGGCCGCAATCCGCACGACGAGGAGCTGATCGCCCTGGTCGGCGAACTGTCAACGTGCAGTGAGCTATTTCGGCAGCGGTGGGCATCTCAGGACGTGCGGCTGCACCGGTCCGGCCGTAAGCGTATGCACCATCCGGCCGTGGGCCAGCTCGACTTGGACGTCGAGTCCCTGGAACTGCCCGCCGAACCCGGCCTGTACCTCAACATCTACACCGCACCCGCGGGCACACCGACCGCTGACAATTTGGCGCTCTTGGCGTCGTGGGCGGCCACCCAACAGACGCTGGCGACCGAGCTCGAAGCACACAACGGATAG
- a CDS encoding helix-turn-helix domain-containing protein yields MSTDYQQARAALGARLRELRFSCPGGRLTGQQLAERLGWPGSKVSKLENGKQTATPEDLRAWAAATEQPDVYPELAARLAGFESHIRSWRRALANGFKPLHESLTKEIERTSEMWVWEESVVAGLMQTPEYASHVIRRYAELLGSASDIEDAVRARVQRQEWLYRSGRKLHVLMWEAALRSLICPPSVLAAQLDRLTGVIGMDTVELGIIPFTASVKIVPANGFWVLDDRLVVAEDWHAELWLDDADNIALYSKVWKTLRESAVYGGDAHNVINAARRALNPR; encoded by the coding sequence GTGAGCACTGACTACCAGCAGGCACGGGCAGCGTTGGGGGCGCGGCTCCGCGAACTCCGGTTCTCGTGCCCTGGCGGTCGGCTCACCGGTCAGCAGCTCGCCGAGCGGCTCGGCTGGCCGGGTTCCAAGGTCAGCAAGCTGGAGAACGGCAAGCAGACCGCCACCCCCGAAGATCTGAGGGCGTGGGCCGCCGCGACCGAGCAGCCGGACGTATACCCCGAACTTGCTGCGAGGCTTGCCGGCTTCGAAAGTCACATCAGGTCGTGGCGACGAGCCCTGGCGAACGGCTTCAAGCCCCTGCACGAGAGCCTGACCAAGGAGATCGAGCGCACCTCAGAGATGTGGGTGTGGGAAGAGTCGGTGGTCGCCGGACTGATGCAGACCCCCGAGTACGCGAGCCACGTCATCCGGCGCTATGCGGAGCTGCTGGGGTCGGCCAGCGACATCGAGGATGCCGTACGCGCCCGGGTACAACGCCAGGAGTGGCTGTACCGGTCCGGCCGTAAGCTCCACGTTCTGATGTGGGAGGCCGCGCTGCGGTCACTGATCTGCCCTCCCTCGGTACTCGCCGCCCAGCTCGACCGGCTGACCGGTGTGATCGGGATGGACACGGTCGAGCTGGGCATCATCCCGTTCACCGCTTCCGTGAAGATCGTGCCCGCCAACGGTTTCTGGGTCCTGGATGACCGCCTCGTCGTCGCGGAGGACTGGCACGCGGAACTGTGGCTGGACGACGCCGACAACATCGCCCTTTACTCGAAGGTCTGGAAGACCCTGCGCGAGTCCGCCGTGTACGGGGGCGACGCCCACAACGTCATCAACGCGGCCAGGCGAGCCTTGAACCCCCGTTGA